The Pocillopora verrucosa isolate sample1 chromosome 2, ASM3666991v2, whole genome shotgun sequence genome has a segment encoding these proteins:
- the LOC131792715 gene encoding galactosylceramide sulfotransferase-like, with amino-acid sequence MTRKLLVRVAFLLVSAVFIYLTRRLNVNYTAFSSDETVRISYEDMRETVNTIDSVSTHVDPSPLSTRSCSPQHHIFFLKTHKTGSSTMANIFFRYGDFRNLAFVLPRYILFEWPQRFQTSLAAPLQTRRPNILCSHTRFNKKPINWIFPKDSSKYITILRNPVDNFESAFRYMKLGEMFGFGNHPNSLQKFLENGVSFANMLKRHNPLVNLIRNPLMFDLGLSFKYYQNFTAINKYIQILDKEFDLVMIADYFDESLVLMKRLLCWEMHDILYVKLNARVDNETGTILTEDVRENIKRWNKADVLLFEYFNKSFWEKVKNEGESFNEELAAFRQKNTAIKQACIENKPHFQTIYEGKLAKGHSIREKLPRKLRMFCEKLIKSEECYLKNLREKSQHQRTPSSSIDLPQNYNEHEEEDKKSWDTTKELSYFPVLTLNHDTRETSPWRRVGNLWIKRGHRAERMRKRRHKARRRTKRSSS; translated from the exons ATGACGCGGAAACTCTTGGTTCGCGTGGCCTTTCTTCTTGTGTCCGCTGTCTTCATTTATTTAACGAGGAGATTGAACGTGAACTATACGGCTTTCTCCTCTGATGAAACAGTTAGAATTTCCTATGAAGACATGAG GGAAACTGTGAATACAATCGACAGCGTTTCTACCCATGTAGATCCTAGCCCTCTTTCCACACGAAGCTGTTCGCCACAGCATCACATCTTTTTTCTTAAGACGCACAAGACTGGCTCTAGTACGatggcaaatattttttttcgctATGGCGACTTCAGAAATCTCGCTTTCGTTCTCCCAAGGTATATACTGTTTGAATGGCCTCAAAGATTCCAAACTTCTCTCGCCGCTCCCCTTCAAACGAGAAGGCCGAACATTTTATGCAGCCACACAAGATTTAACAAGAAACCGATCAACTGGATTTTTCCAAAAGATTCCAGCAAGTACATAACCATTCTCAGAAATCCAGTGGATAATTTTGAATCGGCCTTCAGGTACATGAAACTTGGGGAGATGTTTGGCTTTGGTAACCATCCAAACTCTTTACAAAAGTTCCTTGAAAATGGGGTCTCATTTGCCAACATGCTTAAAAGGCATAATCCCCTCGTAAATCTTATAAGAAATCCTCTCATGTTTGATTTGGGTTTGAGTTTTAAGTATTACCAGAATTTTACCGCTATAAACAAGTATATTCAGATTCTAGACAAAGAGTTTGACTTGGTGATGATAGCGGACTATTTTGATGAATCATTGGTGCTGATGAAACGACTGCTCTGTTGGGAAATGCATGACATTTTGTATGTAAAGCTCAACGCTAGGGTAGATAATGAAACGGGAACAATACTGACCGAGGACGTTagggaaaatatcaaaagatggaacaaagctgacgttttgctatttgagtattttaataaatcattcTGGGAGAAAGTAAAGAACGAAGGAGAAAGTTTTAACGAAGAGCTGGCCGCCTTTCGTCAAAAGAACACTGCTATAAAACAAGCTTGTATAGAAAATAAACCGcactttcaaacaatttatGAGGGAAAGTTAGCGAAAGGTCACTCAATTAGAGAAAAACTGCCCCGAAAATTGCGAATGTTTTGtgaaaagttaattaaaagCGAAGAATGCTACCTAAAAAACTTGAGAGAAAAGTCTCAGCATCAGAGAACGCCATCTAGTTCGATAGATCTGCCTCAAAATTACAATGAACACgaggaagaagacaaaaagagcTGGGATACAACAAAAGAACTTTCCTACTTTCCTGTTCTGACATTAAATCACGACACTCGTGAGACGTCACCGTGGCGGCGTGTAGGAAATCTGTGGATAAAACGGGGGCACAGAGCGGAAAGGATGAGAAAAAGGCGACATAAAGCAAGACGACGGACGAAAAGGAGTTCTAGTTAA
- the LOC131792714 gene encoding galactosylceramide sulfotransferase-like, with product MSTFYIFFVVSQLWTVHQSIIRSNHDNNTADKLVFSPTPTTPPVRCSPHNNILFLKTHKTGSSTIANIFYRYGDLKNLTFALPGATLLGWPNRFQVYFPFRLQDKTPDILCNHARFNKISMNWLFPKATCKYVTILRNPVDNFESAFRYMNMGRRIGIGNDPESLKKFLTHGISFTKMRQKAEPLIRNPLMFDLGLSFKHYQNITAVNEYIRFLEKEFDLVMIMEYFDESLVLMKRLLCWEIEDILYLKLNERQDEEKGTTLTADVRENIKRWNKADVLLFEYFNQSLWFKIESEGENFYEELATFRKRRRELQNACVENETRLETVYNGKKVKSYSLRKGLPKELKTLCEKLTRASNTYLRYLRKKHEEKLANELDEDEESWNLSTDLVYNPV from the exons ATGTCtactttttatattttctttgtggTTAGTCAACTCTGGACGGTTCATCAAAGCATCATCCGTTCAAA TCACGATAACAACACCGCTGACAAACTAGTGTTCAGTCCTACGCCGACCACTCCACCAGTGAGGTGCAGCCCACACAATAACATCCTTTTCTTAAAAACCCACAAGACAGGTTCGAGTACCATAGCAAATATTTTCTATCGTTACGGAGACTTAAAAAATCTTACGTTTGCTCTTCCGGGTGCTACATTACTAGGATGGCCCAATAGATTCCAAGTCTACTTTCCTTTTCGTTTGCAAGACAAAACACCAGACATCCTGTGCAATCACGCTAGATTTAACAAAATATCCATGAACTGGCTTTTTCCCAAAGCAACCTGCAAGTACGTTACCATTCTTCGGAATCCCGTGGATAATTTTGAGTCAGCGTTCAGATACATGAACATGGGACGACGCATAGGTATAGGAAATGATCCTGAATCCTTGAAAAAGTTCCTGACACATGGAATTTCATTCACTAAAATGCGTCAAAAGGCGGAGCCTCTCATCAGAAATCCCCTCATGTTTGACTTGGGACTGAGTTTTAAGCATTACCAGAACATCACAGCTGTAAATGAGTATATTAGATTCCTGGAAAAAGAGTTTGACCTGGTAATGATCATGGAATACTTTGATGAATCTTTGGTGTTGATGAAACGACTGCTTTGCTGGGAAATTGAAGACATTTTGTATTTGAAACTCAATGAAAGACAAGACGAGGAAAAGGGGACAACACTGACAGCGGATGtgagagaaaatatcaaaagatgGAATAAAGCCGATGTGCTgttgtttgaatattttaacCAGTCTCTCTGGTTTAAGATTGAGAGCGAAGGGGAGAACTTCTACGAGGAACTGGCCACTTTTCGTAAACGAAGACGTGAATTACAAAACGCGTGTGTAGAAAATGAAACGCGTTTAGAAACAGTATATAATggaaagaaagtgaaaagttaTTCTCTTAGAAAAGGACTGCCGAAAGAATTGAAGACTTTGTGCGAAAAACTAACAAGAGCTTCTAACACCTATCTAAGATACCTAAGAAAGAAACACGAGGAGAAACTAGCCAACGAACTCGACGAGGACGAGGAGAGCTGGAACCTATCAACAGATCTAGTTTATAATCCCGTTTAA
- the LOC131792690 gene encoding ADP-ribose pyrophosphatase, mitochondrial-like, with protein MLLRQFPKIRVGIFTFLAASSAVVQATQTGLCYSIMHTKARTPEYPRSNAKKFPVPAEFVDWKVPFPEYKPVDYTSKHILQMPPYADPDIRKGPANVPLKFNALDTTYNTDRKSYIGEYEVVQGVPRNPVGRTGMIGRGDLGRWGPNHAADPVVTRWKRDSSGEKVMKEGKPVLEIVAIQRRDCKEWALPGGMVDPGDTVTNTLKKEFGEEALNSLEVSPEENKRIQESLEHLFHHGTLVFQGYIDDPRNTDNAWMESQAVNFHDDSGNAFNKFTLQAGDDAQNVKWVEVSHELRLYANHLDLVKEVAMKHKAYW; from the exons ATGCTCTTGCGGCAGTTTCCAAAAATTCGTGTTggtattttcacttttttagcCGCTTCCTCAGCCGTTGTTCAAGCCA CTCAAACTGGACTGTGTTACTCTATAATGCACACCAAGGCAAGAACTCCAGAATACCCTAGGTCTAATGCAAAGAAATTTCCAGTACCAGCAGAGTTTGTGGACTGGAAAGTTCCATTCCCAGAATATAAACCAGTAGATTACACCTCTAAGCACATTCTTCAGATGCCACCTTATGCAGATCCAGATataag GAAAGGACCTGCCAATGTTCCTCTCAAATTCAATGCCCTGGATACAACTTACAACACTGACAGGAAAAGTTACATAGGAGAATATGAAGTTGTACAAGGTGTTCCAAG AAACCCTGTTGGTAGAACAGGGATGATTGGAAGAGGAGATCTTGGCAGATGGGGCCCCAACCATGCTGCAGATCCAGTTGTCACCAG gTGGAAAAGAGACAGTTCGGGAgaaaaagttatgaaagaaggaaaacctGTTCTAGAAATTGTTGCTATTCAGAGGAGAGATTGCAAAGAATGGGCCCTTCCTGGG GGTATGGTAGATCCAGGTGATACTGTCACAAACACCCTTAAGAAGGAATTTGGTGAGGAAGCTTTAAACTCCTTGGAAGTTTCacctgaagaaaacaaaagaatccAGGAATCACTTGAGCATCTTTTTCATCATGGAACTCTG GTATTTCAAGGctacatagatgatcccagaAACACAGACAACGCCTGGATGGAAAGTCAAGCGGTTAATTTTCACGACGATAGTGGAAACGCCTTCAATAAGTTCACTCTGCAAGCTGGAGATGACGCCCAAAACGTCAAATGGGTCGAGGTGTCTCACGAACTACGCTTATATGCAAACCATCTCGACTTGGTAAAAGAAGTAGCTATGAAGCATAAAGCGTATTGGTAG
- the LOC131792731 gene encoding uncharacterized protein isoform X1: protein MALLKTVIAIFLIVAAFNATSFFTHFKNFLSPILKMLRTWIPSVVNLLEETVATIYKYCAESLLKDIKRAIVVLTELVGRVAELFHPAVRSLLEVVTDGLVALHNNGMGYTDEFLQQVLGIDGATLPDQVGRARNKLLSVILLLFWIIMGIICISRMSYNKFFLLMSGTFLVHAFFGPVWCIRRLAFCIGIFLWMGSLVSSKPIPAAITVLLAFTLTGFRKWRKKVAMTSNTSHLLKFNQSIEQRLDGIERKLDLLMTRLNDIKHNIHSSY, encoded by the exons ATGGCGCTGTTGAAGACTGTCATTGCCATCTTCCTTATTGTCGCGGCATTCAACGCCACATCATTCTTTACgcactttaaaaattttctctctccaaTTCTCAAAATGCTTCGAACGTGGATTCCTTCGGTTGTCAATCTATTAGAAGAAACTGTGGCCACAATTTACAAGTATTGCGCTGAGAGCTTGCTTAAGGACATCAAGAGAGCCATCGTTGTTTTAACCGAACTGGTTGGAAGGGTGGCTGAGTTATTCCATCCAGCTGTTAGAAGTTTGCTTGAAGTTGTAACTGATGGCTTGGTTGCCCTTCACAACAATGGAATGGGTTATACTGACGAATTCCTACAGCAAGTTCTTGGCATTGACG GTGCTACTTTACCGGATCAAGTTGGaagagcaagaaacaaactCTTATCAGTGATTTTGTTGCTCTTTTGGATCATCATGGGTATCATTTGCATTTCCAGAATGTCCTAtaacaaatttttccttttgatgtCTGGTACATTCCTTGTCCATGCTTTTTTTGGGCCCGTGTGGTGTATACGACGGTTAGCATTTTGCATTGGAATTTTCTTATGGATGGGTTCTTTAGTCTCCAGTAAGCCAATACCAGCGGCGATCACTGTTTTGCTTGCTTTCACATTGACAGGCTTCAGAAAATGGCGGAAGAAAGTTGCTATGACGTCAAACACAAGTCATCTCTTGAAGTTTAACCAAAGTATTGAGCAAAGACTTGATGGAATAGAAAGAAAACTAGACCTTTTGATGACAAGGCTAAATGACATAAAACACAATATCCATTCCAGCTATTAA
- the LOC131792731 gene encoding uncharacterized protein isoform X2, whose protein sequence is MALLKTVIAIFLIVAAFNATSFFTHFKNFLSPILKMLRTWIPSVVNLLEETVATIYKYCAESLLKDIKRAIVVLTELVGRVAELFHPAVRSLLEVVTDGLVALHNNGMGYTDEFLQQVLGIDGATLPDQVGRARNKLLSVILLLFWIIMGIICISRMSYNKFFLLMSGTFLVHAFFGPVWCIRRLQKMAEESCYDVKHKSSLEV, encoded by the exons ATGGCGCTGTTGAAGACTGTCATTGCCATCTTCCTTATTGTCGCGGCATTCAACGCCACATCATTCTTTACgcactttaaaaattttctctctccaaTTCTCAAAATGCTTCGAACGTGGATTCCTTCGGTTGTCAATCTATTAGAAGAAACTGTGGCCACAATTTACAAGTATTGCGCTGAGAGCTTGCTTAAGGACATCAAGAGAGCCATCGTTGTTTTAACCGAACTGGTTGGAAGGGTGGCTGAGTTATTCCATCCAGCTGTTAGAAGTTTGCTTGAAGTTGTAACTGATGGCTTGGTTGCCCTTCACAACAATGGAATGGGTTATACTGACGAATTCCTACAGCAAGTTCTTGGCATTGACG GTGCTACTTTACCGGATCAAGTTGGaagagcaagaaacaaactCTTATCAGTGATTTTGTTGCTCTTTTGGATCATCATGGGTATCATTTGCATTTCCAGAATGTCCTAtaacaaatttttccttttgatgtCTGGTACATTCCTTGTCCATGCTTTTTTTGGGCCCGTGTGGTGTATACGACG GCTTCAGAAAATGGCGGAAGAAAGTTGCTATGACGTCAAACACAAGTCATCTCTTGAAGTTTAA